GTCAACAAAGTCAAAGGATACACCCACCATGAGTTAAAACTCCCCCTGtatgttcattattttcattggCTGTGTTAGCTGCTACCTTCCTCATATCTATAAAGTCATGTAAATGTTGTTAGGCAAGGCAAAAAAGACAAGGAGAAGAGTCAGTAAGGCTTGTTGAACCATTTTATATGAGTAAGGCACCATAAAGATAACAATGAACACGTACCAATTAAAACTCCTTGAATTGCATGTCTATTCAGTTCAGTGAAAATAAAGTCCATTACAGTGGATAGCTGGGATGactttattgtgattttttttttcataaaaccCAGGGGTGCGAGACATTGTCCCTGGACACACCTTCCATTCACTTTCGACTGGTGCTGTATTCTGGCAGTTCATTAAGTCAATCCCACATTAATCCCCCTGAAATATTGCTGTAAAAGATAACTCTTTTTCGTCCTGTCTTTACCTGTTTGTCATTATTCATAATATGCAGTCAGTTTACAATCTAATGATGGTCTAACTGATGATGGTCATAAATTATTTCTTCATGAGCTCTTCATGACCCCAgagaacatatatatatatacatgtaagAAGAGTTTAAGTGCTAGAGTGCTGGAATTGGAAAAATCGAAAGAATTTGATTTCCCCTCATCAGTCCATGTAGTGCTGATGATGTAGGATGTCAGTCGCCAAAACTGTCCAATCAATGCAtaaattaatgtttacattatattgtaaaggGTCAGTGTGAACACAAACTGGCCCACGACTACAAGACAACAATGTATTCTTTTTTCCGTTGGTCTGGACCAAATAAACCAAACTACAGGTGTGAAAGCGCCCTGAGATACTCCAACACACTGGACTTGTTGGACatgtaagaaacaaccaaagTCACGTTATACTTTTCCATGCCTGCTTGTTGGTGTTACAGATTAGGTTTTTTCTAAAACATACTCATTAATGCAAATCTCTCTAGCTATAGTCTATAATTAATAGCAGTCAAACTGTGGCATAAAATCAAGGCAATTAAATGATCACTGTGAATGTAATCAAAAAGTAATTAAGAATTAGCTTTTAATGATTTGATCAAGATAagttaatactgtatattctgtaGACTCAAGAATATAAGAATAGGGGTCTTGTAGGACTTTATAGGATATGCTAGTTGATGTGGATGCGAAATTGTTGATCTTCATTATAAGGTGGTTGTTCAAAAAAAGGTTGggttttttcccctttaattGATAGTGGACAGCTGAGAAGTGACAGGACACAATAGAACCGAGAAAAgagaatgacatgcaacaaaggacCTGGCTGGAAACAAACCAGGGACATTTTGATCATGGAATGCTTAAACCACTAGCCCACTAGGATACTCTGATAATGTTTTCCTTTAACAAAAAAGAATGTTCCTGCAGCAAACCCAAGAAGTCCAAGACTCAGGCCAAGTCCACAGAAGACAGCTGGACCAATAGTCGTCTCATTTATCTCAACCTCTGTGAAGGACAAGAGAAAACAGGCTTTTACTGTCAACCTCAATTGATATCAGAATTGATTGACtcctatatttatatatcagaccagtaaagaaaatattaagaTACTAACAAGAAACTTCTTTGTTCTCACCCCAAAACTTGGTCTGAGGTTCCTCGAGTGCCTTGTGTTCCACAGTGCAGCCGTAGATGTCTCCTTCATCTGGGACAAAGTCCAAGgtggaaaaaacatgaaacgTCCCATCAGGATTTGGTATGCTTTTGATAAAAAGGTCTTCGACTGTTACTTCTATATCATTCTTGGTCCACTTTATGTTGATGGTGGGAGAGAAGAAATGGTTGATGAAGCAGATGAGAGTATTCTCCTCATCCTTTATCACTTCATCTTTTGGGTAAATGATGGCCTCTGGTGCTTCTGAGGGTTAAATTAATACATAATCCAGTTAATGTATCTTTGTAAAAAGTACAGTAGATAGTGAACCTAAAATCAACATGTTGAATATCACTTACGTTTAGTCTTTGTTGTAGCTGACTTGTCTTGTTTCCATTTGTACATGTCACGTCTGCATATAGATTGGTAATATACTGCATATTTGTAGGCGTACGGAACATGGAAAGTTGTTGGGATTTTGCTCTCCCAATGCAATACCCCTCTCTTAAAGTCTGCATGGTAGACTTCCTCACCGTCCAGTGTCAGACACAGTTGAGTATTACTTGAGTCAAAGCATCCATGGGCGTGACAAAGTTCATGAATTCCTGGGAAAATGTAACAATCCATATATAAATCCACCAACAACagtttatactgttatatactttACTACAGGGGAATTTGTAAATTAGTCATTTTGGTTAaaagtttcttttattttcatttcttgtgCCACCTAGCTTAACATCAACTAAAACCAACAGGTccaggtatcatcggataatacccaattcatttgtaattcaaaaaccaaaaaatggtaaatttgttatttgtttcaaaacaaaaaacaaaaaaacgtttttggtgtcagaatcaaataacgaaaaaccaatcaaacccagctcgtttttggtttttgccgattcgttttattgttattcctttttggattgaatatcgaACAGGTCTGCGGACATCAAGCCAATTCATTTttgcgtttgaaaccaaaaacggaagtcacgtgattttctctttttttcattttaaaccaaaaacgaaaaacgaaatcacgtgatctattgcttttttgtttcccaacaaaaatccagaaaaccaaattcaaaagactgtgcaattttggtttagaaatcaagtattttatatttatagctttgtcagttttgtacaaTGGCGGAAGCGGCTACAgtagcctacccatgatcctcagcgaccgttactatggtgaagacgccagcGACAGCTGCGTGCGTTTTTGgtgattctgacaccaaaaacatttttttgttttgaaacaaataacagatttaccattttttggtttttgaattacaaatgaattatgaattatccgatgatacctggACCCTGGTCCTCAACGGTAGCCTTTGAATATAATGATCTTTCAATGCAAAAGGAACAGTAATAGGGAAATAGCCTTACTTACGTTGTGCATAGATGCCAACAGCTCCCATGAAAACAAGTACAGTTTTGAAGTACATATCTTTCAGTCCGTACTTGCTTGCCGTATCTCTCTTGTTGTCTGTGGTTATCGACTTTAAACAAAGACGAGACTTCTTGAGGTTGGCTGTGTTAGATGCTACCTTCCTCATACCAATAAAATTGTGTAAATGTTgataggcaaaaaaaaaaaaaggcaacaaggAAAAAGGGAAGTTGGGGGAGGAGAGTCTAGTAAGGCCTGTTGAACCACTTTAACTGATGACAATGAACACATCCCAATTAAAACTTCttgatttttatatatattcagCTCAATGATAATAAATCCCATTACAGTGGATAGTTGGGATCACTTAACTCACTTAACAAATCAAGATTACAGTTGCCACAACTACCACTGTACAATGCAGAAGTTCCCCAACTGTGTAACAAAAAGTTATTGTATGATAAAACGtgaaactgtgtttgttttcttccttaTGCTCTGACCTCTATTCGTATCCTCATATTTTCACAATCTCCTTGCACGTTAGGTTGATAAGTTAGAGCAGTTTCTTCTTTTAGAACTGGGGAAATCCCAGTCAAGATCAGATttcatatatttacatgtttcctgtttgtctgtttttatttttttatactcttaaaaatatatcaataatccaaaattgtacttaattgTATCATTACACATACTTATTCAATCCATTACAATTTAGAAAACATATATTTGATCTTTGTATTCtaattttttcaatttttacaGAATTAATCAGATGACGATGTGTTATTACTATGTAGTGTTCTTGTAGTTAGTTTTATTAACAACACACAATTTTTATTCAAagatttacacattcaaacTTGTATGTGTATTAAAAGTGATCTTTTAATACACAAAAATTCAACTATTTTTTTCCCAAATATAAGAGAATAATCACGACAGgtaattttgattattttagcCGAGGTCATGCAGCCCTCTTTCAAATTGGACCATATAGGACTAATTGAAACACCAACATATGGCTAATTGGGCCTCAGAATGTGCAACATGATGCATGGTAATGTCAGAAGAAGGGTACTCATGGAGAATGAAACACAAgactagacacacacacacacacacacacacacacacacacacacacacacacacacacacatatatacatacaactGCAGGATGttaaaatgcaaacaataaTTACAAGTGAATCTTCATCAGCGTCACTCAGTATTTAAGTATGTAATCAGGTAGAAATTGGTTGCTTGATGAATTAAAGCTCTGATTGGAGAGGAGGGTAGAGAACAACACACTGAGCCTTTATTTGTATGGATCTGGATTAAGCGGTTGCTGGATTTGCATTAATTAGCTGAggcagtgtgtgcgtgtgtctttATATAATGGTGATACAGCACACATTATTGCACTTGCATTGGAATCTGTACCATGGTACTTTTTTGAGGCTTAGTAAAATATTCTCTTTTAAAGATAAATTGTAATTCACATTGTGACCAAATGTggaattatgatgtttttatttcccaCATCAGCACATAAGTGggtgaatgaataaatgtctTGTCAAGTACCACAGAAGTACAATACACTAAAAGTGCCAAGCACTCAATGCAAGTTTGCACAATGAACTGAATTTGATGTTATAGGACATTTCATCTGATAATTATTTTTCAGTAGTAAATACTTTGATGAATATCCTCATTCAGGCTGAtaacattcagaaaaaaacatctggcCCGTTGTCCACTTGATGGCAATGTTGTCCTTGTGTGATGATATGTTTCTAAAAGATATTTGACACTGAGTTTCAGTCTCTCAGAGGGAGAAAGCATGTTTTTAGGAGTGGATTTCTGATGGCGTCTACTGTTTGTGTCAGTGTATCATTTTCTATGTGTTCAAATacagaaaaggcaaaaacacactgacagacacacacacacacacgtacataaacacacaaatacacagaccaTCTGGATGAGGTGAACTTTCTGGCTACACTGCCACATTTTCAACAGTTGTTGACCagattttcatgtctttcaaaacacattaaaaatcattaaaagtacatgaatattttaatcaaaatacTTAAATGTGAGTTGACAATTAATATCACTAACTGTGTGTCCTTTAGCAAACCCTCTTCCTCTATTGTTTCTCAGGAAACTGCTGGCTGTGTGGGTCAGCTGGGTTcaaatctacacacacacacacacatgcacacacaaaccttgacacacacatgcacacagcacacatacaGAAAGCCACTTCATCATCAAAGAGATTTCTAATTAGTTGTGAGCTGCTGATGTTCCTATAGCAACCAGGGACACTTGTACCTGTTATTCTAGTATGCACACTGTGTATCTGCGCATACacccacatactgtagataGGATTggacatatgtgtgtgtcatggtCAATATGTTAAACCCGAGATGCTGTATCTAGTCAGGCTTCACAGTTTATCAAGAAAAGGGTCATTTTGCTGTGAAGCAGCCCTTTGACACACTGTGGCTTTGATACAGAATCTATAGAGCGACTTGTGAGAAGGTTAATGATACATACAGAGACTGCTATAGGTTACACATGTTAATTGGGTCTCGGTGGTCACCACTTTGGGAGGTGATTGGGTTTATGCCAGTGGAGTATGGAGTGAACGTCTTCTAGTTAACCTTTGAATGTGAACCCTTTCAAAGGATCAGTTGACAATTACGTGGCTCATTGAGTAAATATCTTGCTTTGATTtgccaaagaaaacattttgattgGAGGCACACACCTTTGTACCACATCTCAGGATAAGAGTGCTACAATAATTAAGTGTCCGTATGATTTCACATAAATCAACATGTGGTTTTTTGTGAGTATACAAACTTTGATATTTCTAAGACATGTAAACTACGCAGATTTGTTTCCTGATGTAATGTAAGGTTGAAAGCAAGGTTGAAAATGGCAAACTTGTGATCAAAACGTGATCAGTTGCATAAACATACAAACGGATGAAGACTGATCAATGTCTCTCTCTATTatcatataatatttatatacaatcGATCACCAAACAGTGTGCACAATGCATCCTGACATATTGTGATCACATTACAGAGTGGCGTGCCCAGCTGCTCCCCTTCCCATGCTGCATCTCTCCTGCCACCTGTCCCATAACTCTACTGACTCACTCACTATGTGTCAGTGCAGCTTCTATTCTCAGTAGCCATTGTCTCTTCTTGTTTAGACAGGACGTTGACAGTAAGTAAGGTTTAGggtgacaggaagagaggaggtgGGGTAAAGGGAGAAATGGAAGGACAGGTGATTAAGAGTTTCCTGGTCTGATGTTGTAAATGCTGTTCTCATTATAAACTGGTGGGAGTGCAGCCTGCTCTgtagcacacacaaacacatgcgtGCATTTTCACGCCGGTGTTGTATCCACCAAACATCACGTCCAAACTGGACTCACAAAGGTCATTACAAGTCTGACATGCTTAAATTCAATCCATCAGTGCtccaacaaatgaaaaagaatagAGACAGTATGTGTGGTGATTTGATCTCCTTTGTCCATCATCAAACTCAGATTTCTTTGATACTAGAAAGCTCAATTTCCAATGTTAAAGTCCTTCACTGACAAGTTGAAGCACCCAAATGTACACTGGGTTGGTTTCTCTTTTAATAAGCCTTGGAGCAGCTTTGGCATCCCAAACATTTCTGATAAgatgaaaacactgatgatgTTTTAGCCTCGGTGGACCCTTACATAACAAACTCTCAGGTGCTCCTAACCGAGATGGTGGAACTACACGTCACTGTATGTCTTTATTCCCAGATATGGCATATACAACAAATAAAAGTACGGAGCTTAAAAAGAATCTTGTATAATGAGCGTTGCAAATTTTTCATTAAGTGAAGAGAATATTAGAGGAGACATTTAAAATTGTCTTGGAAAtgtattctgaaaaaaaaaagaaatgtcaagATTAGCACCTATAACTGCTACCAATCATATTAAAGAGTGTGTTAGTATTGTTAGAACATCAGATTACAGATTTACAGATTCTTGGGGCTATAGTGTCCATAAAATGGCACCAAAATGTTGCTTTGAAAtaatattcacacattcatcTATAATAAAAATTTTGAGTAGCCTATAAAGACAGCAAATATCCAGTATCCTACTGGGACATTTATTAGAGTCCAGAAACAGACAAAGGTAGATAACATAGCTCTAACAGCTGATCTGTGTGctgcatttttctgtgtataATGGGGTAATGCGTCAGTAACACAGGACTTGGTATCTGTGCTTTATCAGGGAAATATCAATGAAAGGTATATCCTAAGTTAGATTGGTAGCTGGGCACATCTTTTTTAAGGGATTGGAATCTACTATGTGAATCTTGATCAATTTCAAATGGATCATAATTGGGTCCAAATATAAGCAAAGCAAGCAGACCTGATTTGGGGTAAAATATCTTCACTTTGCCTTTTACTGAATTCTGCAGTCAAACCATTGctgcaaataaataatatataaagaaGGCTGCTGTTTCCTGGAATTAAAACATTGTACTCAGGTTCGTGACACTGTAATGTATCTGTGTGCGcctgtggtgtgtatgtgtgtgggcaAGGGACCATTTAAAATCGTGTCAGTGCTTTCTCTAACCCCCACAGGACCGTGCAGAGTTTCAAACACATAGCCAGAGGCAACAGCAACAGGGCACAACAGATGTTAAGCTTTGATATGACACAGGCTGCAGGCAGAGTTACAGACATGATGAGAGATTTAAGTTAATTTCCAAGTTAATGAGTCACATATTTATACGTAGATTACTGGATGAGAAAAGACTGTCTTTTATTGGCTACATATACTCAATATTTCTGTGGTTTTCAAGTGTGCACCAACACCCACAGATTATTGTCAAACTGTTGGATGACAAGGTATTCACACCTTGATGCTACACTCAAAAAGGAGTAATGATTTCCTTGATCGCAAATGATGCCTTAGATAAAAGGCACGCCCCCATCTCCCTGATCAAAGTGCAGCTTAAGTACTTTCCACCAACAATCACATGCTCTCTCCCCTCTCATCAACTCTCATTTGTaccatgttttctttctcttactgTCTTCAACATTTTATGTGCagcattttaactttttttcatttgctttatatctaaatgttattattaagtCCTCCAAACAGTTTCTGCTATGGTGATGTTTCTTAGGTTAGGGTTTCCTGTAATAAAGCTCAACACCTGTAAGTCACCAGCACTAGAGTTGCTTTGTCATGCAACTATTGTCTTATCACAATACCAGCTAAAGGGATAATTCACTAATTAAGGGAATGCATACAGTATTTTGTAGCATTCCATGTTTATCGACAGTGCTTGTGGAGGTCTATCTCTCAGTCCAGCATCATCTTGTCTTATCATCCcctttttgtctgtatttaaatataaataaatattgcatAATAACAGAATACCTTGGTACGTCCCTCCTTTGGCTCTGtctggataataataataaaaaaaataattggctCCCTGCACTCTGAATTTCATTTGAGAGCCAGTTGCGTCTTTTCTTTGCCATATGTCCCTATTAATCACCGTGTTTGACCGTTATTCTTCTCCGCTTACCTCgctctttgtgttttccctTTATCAACCGTGTCCCTAAAAATTCATAAACATGCACTGTGTGTTCTGGGTTTCAGTCAATATTTAAGTCTACTTCAGGCCTAACTAGGCCCAATCAGGTTTAAATGCTTTGCTTCTGCCATGGTGACACATGGATGGGCTGTCTCTTCCCCCGTGAAAGCCAAGCCTGCTCCTTAAAGAAGGTGGCTTTGtgggtaatgtgtgtgtgtgtgacgtagTGTGTAAGCGCGGGTAGTcggaaatatgtgtgtgtctagcCGCAGCCAATAGGTGTACGCCAAtagagaagaaataagttaCCACTGTTAGTGAAGCAGGAGTCAAAGGCATCACAGAGAGGCTATGTATTAGGTCTGCTGCAACGCTGGAATAAAGTGCCCCATTCTCCACCACAGAGTTGGTCTGGACTCTTTGTAAAGCTTGTTACCAGCTATGAGCCAGGCTAAGCTAAGTGACGTAGCGTCATACCAGTGGCCAACTACCCAACTACGGTTCGGGGCCTGAGACTGGAGAGGTAACACCCATCAGGACTCTTAGTTTCTCACCTGTCCATTAGTCACCCCTGTTCCCACAACCTCCAGTCACCTGACCAACTGCTCCTGTAGAACTGCTCTTAATTTAGTCCTTAGCTCTCAACTATAAATAGGAAACTGTGGACCCTCCATGTTTGCTAGGTTATTAATGTTGCTACGTAGCCATTGCAGCCCTGCCATTTCTGCCCACGTGTCTATTTCAGTATGTAACCTTGTCACACCCTCTTGACCTTTTGGTATTTAAGGCATATCTACTACCCTacaaaggaaaaactgcacTAACTATGCTAACaatgaaactgagaaaaatgGCTTCACAGTTATTTGACTGTCCAGCCATCTGTTATAGGTAGTAAAGTGGTAAGGAAAGTAATTTTCATGGCTAAAAACCATGAACAATTATTTGACCTATGACCCCAAAAAGGCAGATACTGCACTCTCTGCACTCTGTCTTTGTATCAACTTGAACAGATATATAGGTAGTGCAAAGGCAAAGTGCAGTAATTACAATCTTAGTATCCTTTTCTTGAGGAAATCTAAATCTAATAGTAGTAAGTGCAGCCGAAGCTCTGATAAATGAAGGCAGAGTGCAGTAACTACACTTACTGCTGTTTGCTTGGTTTTTGGTTGAATTTTGGAGTTGCaatttttacattgtgttttcTCTAAGATAGAGAAAGACTAAAGTCAGACAACTTGTCACCAGATAAAACAGGTATTTCAAAGttcaatttaatcatttttcagtATAGTGCATGTTATGTATGTGGAAACAGAATACATTATTTCCATATTTAGAAAAGGCAATAGGCACTAATTTTTATCTGCTACGATGGTCAGTATACTTTTTCAACAGGATAAGTGGTACGTCAGCATAGTGATACCTGTGTGAATGAATTTGCACTTTAACAGTAAAGACACTTAAACTTTATCCTGTGGTTCAGCTCATCATTTATTGCTGTTAAGTGAAGAACCATAACACTACATTACACTAAAATCCACAAGAAACTGTGCTATTGCCTGTTAAATCTGTGGTGTTGTATTTACTTGTGTACTTGAAAAACCTTGGAGTCTTAATAGTCAAAAGTCTGTTCACAAAAAGAGTCGGACAGCccacaaataaaacacagaatatgCAGACATCATGACCATGACATGTTAAGTGCATCCCTGCTCTCACTCTGCTGTATAACATCTCTGTGGTGACTCACTTGCCAGGGTCAAAAAACAGTCATGTAGCCCATTAAAATGATTGTTTAGGAGACTGGGGACAAACCATATTGCATTAATTGCCTGCTGCTGCCATTGTTCCCCAAAAGATTAGCCCTGTGACCACAGTTTAATTCACTAATGAATGTAATGCCAGTGTTGCAGGACGCCAAAATCACGCATTATAAAGAAAACCTCAACAGCCAGTCTCAGAACGAGACGTTCTCAGCTGGAGAAGTGCAGGAAAAATTTGCTTTAATAGAGTAGCCATATCTGAGATAAAGTGTGTCAGCGCAACCTAGAAAATACAACCAGGGTTTCAATTATCTGCACAGCGGGGACTCATTCAGTGCCGTCCTATGAGCCAACAGCAGGCTGGCAGCTGAATAACCATAGAAGTCAGGAAAATGGAAGCAATTCAAGTTATGCTATGCagataaatattcaaatagGCTGCAGGTAGAGAACTGGCTGATCGCTATCAGGAGCAACCAAAGTCCAAGCGAATCCACAAAGAAGTGGAAGTTGTCATGCTTTGTCTTGCAAATCCACACAGCAAAATCGAGTTAAAAATGTACTCGACCTCAGTACTCATGTTGGGCAAATGACATATAGCTTATTCTCAAAAATGATCTGAATCTTATAATATTTGAGTCAAATGCGTTGAATGAAGTATGACAGGTCTGGACTGATGGGTCTCTTGGTTTGACAGTGTCCCTGTAATGTTCTTAAACATCATGGAGAGCTAGTTTCAGAAGTGGTCTGCAGCTCTTCAGTGTCTTTAATGAAGATTCAGGGTCAACCTGACTAGTAGCCTAAAACAGTAGCACTGACTGAAAGTGGAATTGAGCTCCACAGTAATGACCGAGCTAAATCAGACTAAACTGCCATTATCAAACAATGATGGCAAACAGACTTTTTAGgttttttaaacacaacacagatgcttctcctcttctctcaacCCACGCTCTAAAGCTCATTACTTGAGAGCTCATCACATAAGCGGTGAAAATAATTCAACTGCTGCACAGGTGCAGAAAAGACGCTCTCTGTTCGCCAACCAGTGAATGGTTAATTAATTGCGataattaattgagaaaactgCATGGTAATTGATGAGGCAGTGACAGCTCTGGCCCTTAGTCTGAAAACAAATTTCATAGCTGTTTTATTTGGTACTGAAGTGATTATCAAGTAATTGTCTGGTACAGTAATAACGTGTCTCCGTAGAAAAGAGTTGATTTCAGCATACTGGCTTTGAAGCATATTAGAGAACAttgacagaataaaaacaatcaatacaAAGAGATTCAGGTGCTTTCACACCTGTATTTAGGTTCATTTCATCTGGACCAAGGGGgaagaaaaacattgtttttagttcattgtttttattggtttgtGTTCACACTGGCACACACTCAGGTGATGAGTGGTGTAaatgttaccatggttacaaaAAGATTTCCATAGCTACTGTATATGTGCAGTTTTTACATGTCACTTTTGAGGCCTCTTCCTCCAATCTGCATACAGATTTAACAGTGGTAAAGCTTTTTTCATGCTAAAAGTTCATACTGTAATTTAATCCTGTAGTTGATCTGATTTGCTTTCTCACCACAAATGAACCCCACCAGAGTCTTAGAAGTGTAACAAGATCTTCCTTTTCAAGCTTGAATAACACTTTCATACCAGCTCAAATACACAGAactaaaaaaaagcaaaagcatcAGAGTTTGTTTGAACTGCACCAAACAGGTTAGGTGTGAGGGCACCCTTAACTGTAGGAATGACAgactgttttgttctgtttttcttatagACCGTAGGTCAGGGTCAGCCAAAGTGCTGTGACCAATTCTACAAACACAGATTGTACTCTGAAGATAGTGCAAGCAATAGATGTTTGTTGTACAGTAAATCAAAATACTAGTCACAGTGTGGTGATGCTGCATCCTCGAACTGCTTCAATATGTGTATACTGTAGAATTATCGATCTGCAAAACACTGGTCAAAACTAAATCTTGGTGACTTAGGCAGACTCAGATAGTTACCCAAAGTGATCCATCACCTTTTCAACACACatgcattttctctctctctctctctctctctctctctctctctctctctctctctctctctttggctGATCCTTTGACGTCTGGCAGATCATCTGAGTGAGCATGTTTCTCTCCATCTGGTTGCGTGTGAGCCAGGTCACCGTCTGGCTGAGATATGAGCTCCTCAAGGGAACAACGAAGGAACAGGCTTCTCGTTAGTCAGAGCACCGAGCCTCCACTCTGGGGACGTAAACAAGATCTTGGGTCTGGGCCTAGATGTGCCATGGTGCATCTCAGTATGCagggacaaaaacaaacatatggAAACCCCCAGAGACTGATCTTACACTGACTAACTGATGTCACCTGAATCAAAACAGGTGTCATTGCTGCAGGAGAACATGGGTTAGCTTCAACAGGAGGTTGTTAGATGCTTCGTATTATCAGCACAAACACTACGACTTCATGCAACAATACAGAGATTAAGACTGAAAGCCTTGAAGTCcatatctatttatttttaggatttacacatttttcatccttttttttaaaattcattgtCAGTTCCAAACTATCAGACACTTCCTACACATGTAGAAATTGATTTGACAGTAAATTCTGTGAAATGACACTTTCTGATGGACTCTTTTCTGGCagacttttgttttcttcctgtggCTACACGATTATTGACAGTAGAGtgatcacaaaggatgtcagCACTTGGTGAAAGGTGAAAGGGTTTGTGCGTAGCCTGTGTGTACATTGTGACAGATACATCCTTCGGCCTCTGTCATCATATTGAAGggactgaaatgttttctgattAATGGCAGATTCCTGAGAGACACTTTGACCAAACCAAATTAAAGTCTTCAT
The genomic region above belongs to Thunnus albacares chromosome 17, fThuAlb1.1, whole genome shotgun sequence and contains:
- the LOC122966629 gene encoding H-2 class II histocompatibility antigen, A-Q alpha chain-like, which gives rise to MRKVASNTANLKKSRLCLKSITTDNKRDTASKYGLKDMYFKTVLVFMGAVGIYAQRIHELCHAHGCFDSSNTQLCLTLDGEEVYHADFKRGVLHWESKIPTTFHVPYAYKYAVYYQSICRRDMYKWKQDKSATTKTKQAPEAIIYPKDEVIKDEENTLICFINHFFSPTINIKWTKNDIEVTVEDLFIKSIPNPDGTFHVFSTLDFVPDEGDIYGCTVEHKALEEPQTKFWEVEINETTIGPAVFCGLGLSLGLLGFAAGTFFFVKGKHYQSILVG